The following coding sequences lie in one Vicinamibacterales bacterium genomic window:
- a CDS encoding PAS domain S-box protein → MIELPRPVIDYLVDAVALDRSPAYLEVSREGTLVDWGGAVDTYGLRHLVRGARVEEQVVSLEGLLPADDDGTCLPCVALDSSSPADICVFRRDGRDWVVLLDASPFEVRSRIPQQVANELTLDAPVTGGAASGASLLSSLFGALDLVVLERQDDGAFTLVSGVTSWWLALFPEARPGATGLRPQELLHFLANFLVDADAFWRLRVEGAPLRSGPWQETSTLSETDWLEATALSLQGKSLLILAGPLAIPADRQTFLQSGRMKSLEVAAHLRTEAGLQLVKKGLEADALRRTADLAEANRRLERELAERRATEARVRMLAHSLESIAEMVSVTDSEDRFTFVNKSFLDCYGYTEDEVIGQHVSVVWSSKNPPALTQEILRETRRGGWSGELDNTRKDRSEFPIYLSTSQVKDDSGQVSGLVGVCRDITEQRQTQEAMRQVEDQFRQAQKMEAVGRLAGGVAHDFNNLLTVMNGYTEIALASMSPSDPVAADILQVKRAGERAAALTGQLLTFSRKQIIAPRTIDLNDVTASTATLLQRVLGEDVHLRIELNAAPALIRADRAQTEQIIMNLAVNARDAMPHGGVLTVEVSSVEFEAGVPNRFDVQPGKYATLGVADTGTGMAEETRSRVFEPFFTTKSEGLGTGLGLSMVYGIVRQSGGGIVVDSSPGQGSRFTVCLPWSVDDRPVVDATPVAGMESRRHEVVLLVEDEDAVRNLVRTLLEADGHVVLEARSGEDAIKLSRKHSGPIHLLLTDTVMPGMNGCDLAGRLAPRRPEMKVLYMSGYPDDVMLRYQVQDRGAAFLQKPFERHVLARKVREVLDAT, encoded by the coding sequence ATGATTGAGCTGCCTCGTCCCGTCATCGACTACCTCGTCGATGCTGTCGCTCTCGATCGCTCGCCGGCGTACCTCGAGGTGTCGCGGGAGGGCACGCTGGTCGATTGGGGCGGTGCCGTCGACACGTACGGCCTCCGGCATCTCGTGCGGGGCGCGCGGGTCGAGGAGCAGGTCGTCTCCCTCGAGGGGCTGCTGCCGGCCGACGACGACGGCACCTGCCTGCCCTGCGTCGCGCTCGACTCCAGCTCACCTGCGGACATCTGCGTCTTTCGCCGAGACGGGCGCGACTGGGTCGTCCTCCTGGATGCATCCCCATTCGAGGTTCGGAGTCGGATCCCACAACAAGTCGCCAACGAGTTGACGCTCGACGCCCCGGTCACCGGTGGCGCCGCCAGCGGCGCGTCGCTGTTGAGTTCGCTGTTCGGGGCGCTGGATCTCGTCGTGCTCGAGCGTCAAGACGACGGGGCCTTCACGCTCGTGAGCGGCGTCACCTCGTGGTGGCTCGCGCTGTTTCCCGAGGCCCGGCCCGGGGCCACGGGTCTCAGGCCGCAGGAGTTGCTCCACTTCCTGGCGAATTTCCTCGTCGATGCCGACGCGTTCTGGCGCCTGCGCGTGGAGGGTGCGCCGCTCAGGTCCGGGCCATGGCAGGAAACGTCGACCCTGTCCGAGACCGACTGGCTCGAGGCGACCGCGCTGTCGTTGCAGGGGAAGTCGCTGTTGATCCTCGCGGGGCCGCTCGCGATTCCCGCCGACAGGCAGACGTTCCTGCAGTCTGGCCGGATGAAAAGCCTCGAAGTCGCTGCGCACCTTCGCACCGAGGCGGGGCTTCAGCTCGTGAAGAAGGGACTGGAGGCCGACGCGCTCCGGCGCACGGCCGATCTGGCCGAAGCAAATCGCAGGCTCGAGCGCGAACTCGCGGAGCGCCGGGCGACGGAGGCACGGGTCCGGATGCTCGCGCACAGCCTCGAGAGCATCGCCGAGATGGTCTCCGTGACCGACTCCGAGGATCGGTTCACGTTCGTGAACAAGTCGTTCCTCGACTGCTATGGCTACACGGAAGACGAGGTGATCGGGCAGCACGTCAGTGTCGTCTGGTCGAGCAAGAATCCGCCGGCGTTGACGCAGGAGATTCTGCGGGAGACCAGGAGAGGAGGCTGGAGCGGTGAGCTGGACAACACCAGGAAGGACCGCTCCGAGTTCCCGATCTATCTCAGTACGTCGCAGGTGAAGGACGACTCCGGTCAGGTGTCCGGCCTCGTTGGTGTCTGTCGGGATATCACCGAGCAGCGGCAAACCCAGGAGGCGATGCGGCAGGTCGAGGATCAGTTCCGCCAGGCCCAGAAGATGGAGGCCGTCGGCCGGCTCGCCGGCGGAGTGGCGCACGACTTCAACAACCTGCTCACCGTCATGAACGGCTACACCGAAATCGCCTTGGCCAGCATGAGCCCGTCCGATCCGGTCGCCGCCGACATCCTGCAGGTGAAGCGCGCCGGCGAACGAGCCGCTGCTCTGACCGGGCAGCTCCTGACGTTCAGCCGCAAGCAGATCATCGCGCCGAGAACCATCGACCTCAACGACGTCACCGCGAGCACCGCCACGCTGCTGCAACGCGTGCTCGGAGAGGACGTGCACCTGAGAATCGAACTCAACGCAGCCCCGGCGCTGATTCGCGCAGACCGTGCACAGACCGAACAGATCATCATGAACCTGGCCGTCAACGCCAGGGATGCGATGCCTCACGGAGGCGTCCTGACCGTCGAGGTGTCGAGCGTCGAGTTCGAGGCGGGAGTCCCCAATCGCTTCGACGTTCAGCCAGGGAAGTACGCGACGCTCGGCGTCGCCGATACTGGAACCGGGATGGCCGAGGAAACGCGGTCTCGGGTCTTCGAGCCGTTCTTCACGACCAAGAGCGAGGGCCTCGGAACAGGCCTCGGTCTCTCCATGGTCTACGGGATCGTCAGGCAGAGCGGCGGTGGCATCGTGGTCGACAGCAGTCCCGGGCAGGGGTCTCGATTCACCGTCTGCCTTCCCTGGAGCGTCGACGATCGGCCGGTCGTCGACGCCACCCCCGTCGCGGGAATGGAGTCTCGCCGGCACGAGGTCGTGCTGCTCGTCGAGGACGAAGACGCGGTCCGCAATCTCGTGCGGACACTGCTCGAGGCCGACGGACACGTGGTCCTCGAGGCGCGAAGTGGCGAGGACGCGATCAAGTTGTCGCGGAAGCACTCCGGCCCCATCCACCTGCTCCTCACCGATACCGTGATGCCCGGGATGAACGGCTGCGACCTGGCCGGGCGTCTGGCTCCGCGGCGGCCCGAGATGAAGGTCCTGTACATGTCTGGGTATCCCGACGACGTCATGCTGCGCTACCAGGTACAGGACCGTGGCGCGGCATTCCTGCAGAAGCCGTTCGAGCGCCATGTTCTCGCGCGAAAGGTGCGCGAGGTACTCGACGCGACCTGA
- a CDS encoding ISAzo13 family transposase: MRRDLDVEAAIVAKYVVLEPVLDERARRLWAAAESRAIGFGGDALVAAATGMARQTIRRGREELAAGPVATGRIRRPGAGRPILEAKQPGLAAALERLVEPVTRGDPTSPLRWTCKSRGNLTDALVKQGWAVSSTTVGRLLHALGYRLQSVRKSREGTVHPDRNAQFDWINGIAAAFLERGQPVISVDTKKKELVGDFKNAGREWQPSGTPEAALVHDFPTDAVGKAIPYGVYDMARNEAWVSVGRDHDTPAFAVASIRQWWKMMGRRAYPTAEALFITADAGGSNGYRARAWKTELQTLADALRLCIHVSHFPPGTSKWNKIEHRLFCHITQNWRGKPLRTFETVVELIGHTRTAAGLRVKARLDTATYATGRVVTRAEMNELALHPYDFHGEWNYELRPRRS, encoded by the coding sequence ATGCGACGCGACCTCGATGTCGAAGCGGCCATCGTGGCCAAGTACGTCGTGTTGGAGCCGGTGCTCGATGAACGCGCACGGCGGCTGTGGGCGGCCGCCGAATCGCGCGCGATTGGATTCGGCGGCGATGCCTTGGTGGCGGCCGCGACCGGGATGGCGCGACAGACCATCCGCCGAGGTCGTGAGGAACTGGCGGCAGGTCCCGTCGCGACCGGACGGATTCGGCGGCCTGGCGCGGGGCGTCCGATCCTGGAAGCGAAGCAACCGGGCTTGGCGGCCGCGCTGGAGCGCTTGGTCGAGCCGGTGACTCGGGGCGATCCGACCTCGCCGTTGCGGTGGACCTGTAAGAGCCGCGGCAACCTGACGGACGCCCTGGTGAAGCAGGGCTGGGCCGTCAGTTCGACGACGGTGGGCCGCCTGCTGCACGCCTTGGGCTATCGCCTCCAGTCCGTGCGCAAGAGTCGGGAGGGCACGGTGCACCCGGATCGGAATGCGCAGTTCGACTGGATCAACGGGATCGCCGCCGCGTTCTTGGAGCGCGGGCAACCTGTCATTTCCGTGGACACCAAGAAGAAGGAACTGGTCGGGGACTTCAAGAACGCTGGCCGGGAATGGCAGCCGTCGGGGACGCCGGAGGCGGCGCTCGTGCATGACTTCCCCACGGACGCCGTCGGCAAGGCGATTCCCTACGGCGTGTATGACATGGCTCGCAACGAGGCGTGGGTCAGCGTGGGCCGCGACCATGACACGCCCGCCTTCGCGGTGGCCTCGATCCGCCAGTGGTGGAAGATGATGGGTCGCCGCGCCTACCCGACGGCCGAGGCCCTCTTCATCACCGCCGACGCCGGCGGAAGCAACGGCTACCGTGCTCGGGCGTGGAAGACGGAACTGCAGACCCTGGCCGATGCGCTGCGCCTCTGCATCCACGTGTCGCACTTTCCACCGGGGACGAGCAAGTGGAACAAGATCGAGCACCGGCTCTTCTGCCACATCACGCAGAACTGGCGCGGCAAGCCCCTTCGCACCTTCGAGACCGTCGTCGAACTGATTGGCCACACGCGTACCGCCGCCGGTCTCCGCGTCAAAGCCCGGTTGGACACGGCGACGTATGCGACCGGGCGTGTCGTGACACGAGCGGAGATGAACGAACTGGCGTTGCACCCCTATGACTTTCACGGGGAGTGGAACTACGAACTGCGACCCCGGCGAAGTTGA
- a CDS encoding ISAzo13 family transposase — MEATVVAKYAVLEPVLDERARRLWAATESRAIGFGGDALVSAVTGLARDTIRRRRQELAAGVAITGRIRRPGAGRPVLEARQRGLTAALEQLVDPLTRGDPTSPLRWTCKSRAQLTAALVKQGWGVGSTTVGRLLHELGYSLQSVRKSREGTSHPDRNAQFELINATAALFLQDGQPVISVDTKKKELVGNFKNAGQEWHPAGQPETALVHDFPTDAVGKAIPYGVYDMARNEAWVSVGRDHDTPAFAAASIRQWWTMMGRRAYPKAEALYITADSGGSNGYRARAWKTEVQALADALQLRVHVSHFPPGTSKWNKIEHRLFCHITQNWRGKPLRTFETLVALIGHTRTASGLRVKAKLDPRTYPTGVVVTRAEMSELSLHPHDFHGEWNYELRPRRS, encoded by the coding sequence ATCGAAGCGACGGTCGTAGCGAAATACGCGGTCTTGGAACCGGTCCTCGATGAGCGAGCGCGGCGGCTCTGGGCCGCCACGGAATCGCGAGCCATCGGCTTCGGAGGCGATGCGTTGGTGTCGGCCGTCACCGGCTTGGCGCGCGACACGATCCGACGGCGCCGCCAGGAATTGGCGGCAGGCGTCGCGATCACGGGACGCATCCGACGACCTGGCGCGGGGCGTCCCGTGCTGGAGGCCCGGCAACGCGGCTTGACCGCCGCCCTCGAGCAACTGGTCGACCCGCTGACGCGCGGCGACCCGACGTCGCCGTTGCGCTGGACCTGCAAGAGCCGCGCGCAGTTGACGGCGGCCTTGGTGAAGCAGGGCTGGGGCGTGGGTTCGACCACGGTGGGCCGGTTGCTGCACGAGTTGGGCTACAGTCTGCAATCGGTGCGCAAGAGCCGCGAAGGCACGTCGCATCCCGATCGGAACGCGCAGTTCGAGCTGATCAACGCGACCGCGGCGCTGTTTCTGCAGGACGGGCAACCGGTCATTTCGGTGGATACCAAGAAGAAGGAACTGGTCGGGAACTTCAAGAATGCCGGCCAGGAATGGCATCCCGCGGGACAGCCGGAGACGGCGCTCGTGCATGACTTCCCCACGGACGCCGTCGGCAAGGCGATTCCCTACGGCGTGTACGACATGGCGCGCAACGAGGCGTGGGTGAGCGTGGGACGCGACCATGACACGCCGGCGTTCGCCGCCGCGTCGATTCGGCAGTGGTGGACGATGATGGGGCGACGGGCGTACCCGAAGGCGGAGGCCCTCTACATCACCGCCGACTCGGGAGGCAGCAACGGCTACCGCGCCCGCGCGTGGAAGACCGAAGTACAGGCGCTGGCCGATGCGCTCCAGTTGCGGGTTCACGTGTCCCACTTTCCGCCCGGCACGAGCAAGTGGAACAAGATCGAGCATCGGCTCTTCTGCCACATCACGCAGAACTGGCGCGGGAAACCGCTTCGGACGTTCGAGACCCTCGTCGCATTGATCGGCCACACGCGCACCGCCAGCGGCCTCCGCGTCAAGGCCAAGCTGGACCCGAGGACCTATCCCACGGGCGTCGTGGTCACTCGCGCCGAGATGAGCGAGTTGTCGCTGCATCCCCATGACTTCCACGGTGAGTGGAACTACGAATTGCGCCCGCGGCGAAGTTGA
- a CDS encoding cation diffusion facilitator family transporter: MGTPNLKRFAWLSIGAAVATILLKTIAYLLTGSVGLLSDAMESLVNLVGAIMALSMLTIAARPADEDHSYGHSKAEYFSSGVEGTLILVATLGIGVAAGQRVLAPRPLEQVGVGLAVSVGASLVNLAVALVLLRAGKQNRSITLEANAQHLLTDVWTSAGVIVGVGAVVATGWLRLDPIVALFVAANIVWTGSRIVRKSVLGLMDTSLPAAEMAAVRAALDSRLKDGIGYHALRTRQSGVRRFVEFHVLVPGAWTVHRGHKLLEEIESRIRAVVPDVTVSTHLESLDDPASWEDLHLDRAAPSPAPTSVDADPSSEESPIGRT; this comes from the coding sequence GTGGGGACGCCAAATCTCAAGCGCTTCGCCTGGCTCTCGATCGGCGCCGCCGTCGCCACCATTCTGCTCAAGACGATTGCCTACCTTCTGACCGGATCGGTTGGACTCCTGTCCGATGCCATGGAGTCGCTCGTCAACCTGGTCGGCGCCATCATGGCGCTCAGCATGCTGACCATCGCGGCCCGGCCCGCCGACGAGGATCACTCGTACGGCCACAGCAAGGCAGAATATTTCTCGAGCGGGGTCGAGGGGACGCTGATTCTGGTCGCGACGCTAGGTATCGGCGTGGCGGCGGGGCAACGTGTGCTGGCGCCTCGGCCGCTCGAGCAGGTCGGCGTCGGGCTCGCGGTGTCCGTCGGGGCATCCCTCGTCAATCTCGCGGTCGCACTCGTGCTGCTTCGCGCCGGGAAGCAGAACCGCTCCATCACGCTCGAGGCGAATGCACAGCACCTCCTCACCGATGTCTGGACCTCCGCCGGCGTCATCGTCGGCGTGGGTGCCGTCGTGGCGACGGGCTGGCTCCGCCTGGACCCGATCGTCGCTTTGTTCGTGGCGGCGAACATCGTGTGGACCGGGTCGCGCATCGTGCGGAAATCGGTCCTCGGGCTGATGGACACCTCGCTGCCGGCCGCTGAAATGGCGGCCGTGCGTGCGGCGCTGGACAGCCGCTTGAAGGACGGTATCGGGTACCATGCGCTCCGGACACGGCAGTCCGGGGTCAGGCGGTTCGTAGAGTTCCACGTGCTGGTGCCCGGCGCGTGGACGGTCCACCGGGGACACAAGCTGCTCGAGGAAATCGAAAGCCGGATTCGGGCCGTCGTTCCGGACGTGACGGTCTCCACGCACCTTGAATCGCTCGACGATCCCGCGTCGTGGGAGGACCTCCACCTCGACAGGGCCGCTCCTTCGCCGGCGCCCACATCGGTCGACGCCGACCCATCCTCCGAGGAATCGCCGATCGGAAGGACTTAG
- a CDS encoding M20/M25/M40 family metallo-hydrolase → MSVRSAAAVLFGVILFTVPGLSQGRQASFDGKLAFEHVKALSADTMLGRKSGEPADRVAADYIVGKLREWGIEPAGTNGGYVQDMTFEYYEVQRGASLAFSAHNRTRDFVYGEDWRQYRYSGSGPLASGVVFAGYGISAPQKGYDDYAGVDVRNKLVLFAVETPRRYEASLKEEAQLQNRVRAAQEHGARGVLTFRIDAQPAGGFFRGGLRKDIYKSDFVILSIESKVVDFLFKWQKADPRYFFQQIEATGRPQSYDLGTQSFLNLQVVFDEKRPTANVLAKITGSDPKLANEYVVVGGHMDHLGVDMAGDVLNGADDDASGTAVVMESARALKASPLKPKRTIIFALWAAEESGLLGSKWYTEHPPYPLEKTVANINLDMEGHGTGKVGASGAYYAPETWEILKAGLPKAVLDNTVPGRGGPGGSDHTHFLYNGIPAFMVSTAGPHFKTNRVGDVIDLIKPEILQNSGDFVVSALEVLSTDSRITVLPSRKETFYWRYGTIVNHAAQTFEQAVVEHRDVQDPDVDLQLVTVPGKAGASGDLLRLEVMRALLSAKDRTEQTRGLSIYGSPAPAGAPMMGPREPSKTALLLGLNGLSALRGEARWADAFARQGLAFVVIDQPGAVFAGAGLTPEGKKVVEAIGDANLLLIAKGLSGPQTKALLAAARKPVVVEASALPDADVLDLVKKTESTVGLVLRSGEPPSSYVARLDAARKAVGADAVAIVNESPLWQAPGRSQMLGVIGEMLKAGYSLEDMANATSGAFTRALARSRGTDSPGARR, encoded by the coding sequence ATGAGCGTGAGGTCTGCCGCCGCCGTCCTGTTCGGCGTCATTCTCTTCACCGTCCCGGGGTTGTCGCAAGGCCGGCAGGCGTCGTTCGACGGGAAGCTGGCCTTCGAGCACGTCAAGGCCCTGTCGGCCGACACGATGCTCGGTCGAAAGAGCGGCGAGCCCGCCGATCGGGTGGCCGCCGACTACATCGTCGGAAAGCTCCGTGAATGGGGGATCGAGCCGGCCGGGACGAACGGCGGCTACGTTCAGGACATGACGTTCGAGTACTACGAGGTCCAACGCGGGGCCTCCCTCGCCTTCTCAGCGCACAACCGGACGCGTGACTTCGTGTACGGCGAGGACTGGCGGCAGTACCGCTATTCCGGCTCCGGGCCGCTCGCCTCCGGGGTCGTGTTCGCCGGCTACGGGATCTCGGCGCCGCAGAAGGGCTACGACGATTACGCGGGCGTGGACGTGCGGAACAAACTCGTGCTGTTCGCCGTCGAGACGCCGCGCCGATACGAGGCGAGCCTGAAGGAAGAAGCGCAGCTTCAGAACAGAGTGAGGGCGGCGCAGGAGCACGGGGCGCGCGGCGTGCTCACCTTCCGCATCGACGCGCAACCGGCCGGCGGGTTCTTCCGGGGCGGCCTGCGCAAGGACATCTACAAGTCCGACTTCGTCATCCTCTCGATCGAGAGCAAGGTGGTCGACTTCCTCTTCAAGTGGCAGAAGGCCGACCCCCGCTACTTCTTCCAGCAAATCGAGGCGACGGGCCGCCCGCAGTCCTACGACCTCGGCACCCAGTCGTTCCTCAACCTGCAGGTCGTGTTCGACGAGAAGCGGCCAACGGCGAACGTGCTGGCAAAGATCACGGGCAGCGATCCGAAGCTCGCGAACGAGTACGTCGTCGTGGGCGGCCACATGGATCACCTCGGCGTCGACATGGCCGGAGACGTGTTGAACGGCGCCGATGACGATGCGTCGGGGACGGCCGTGGTGATGGAGTCGGCGCGGGCGTTGAAGGCCAGTCCGCTCAAGCCGAAGCGCACCATCATCTTCGCCTTGTGGGCAGCCGAGGAGTCGGGGCTGCTCGGCTCGAAGTGGTACACGGAGCATCCGCCCTATCCCCTCGAGAAGACGGTGGCCAACATCAACCTGGACATGGAGGGCCACGGGACCGGCAAGGTGGGCGCGAGCGGCGCCTACTACGCGCCGGAGACGTGGGAGATCCTGAAGGCGGGCCTGCCCAAGGCCGTGCTCGACAACACCGTTCCCGGCCGCGGCGGGCCCGGCGGATCGGATCACACACACTTCCTGTACAACGGCATCCCGGCGTTCATGGTCAGCACCGCCGGCCCGCACTTCAAGACGAATCGCGTGGGCGACGTGATCGACCTGATCAAACCGGAGATTCTCCAGAACTCGGGTGACTTCGTGGTCTCGGCCCTCGAGGTGCTCAGCACCGATTCCCGGATCACGGTGCTCCCGTCGAGGAAGGAGACGTTCTACTGGCGCTACGGAACAATCGTCAACCACGCGGCGCAGACGTTCGAGCAGGCGGTCGTCGAGCACAGGGACGTGCAGGATCCGGACGTCGACCTGCAGCTCGTGACCGTGCCGGGCAAGGCCGGCGCGAGCGGCGACCTCTTACGGCTCGAGGTCATGAGAGCGCTCCTGTCCGCGAAGGACCGAACCGAGCAGACCCGCGGGCTCTCCATCTACGGGAGCCCGGCGCCGGCAGGCGCGCCCATGATGGGACCGCGAGAGCCTTCGAAGACGGCGTTGCTCCTCGGCCTGAACGGCCTGTCGGCACTGCGCGGCGAAGCCCGGTGGGCGGACGCGTTCGCCCGCCAGGGGCTGGCTTTTGTCGTGATCGACCAGCCCGGCGCGGTGTTCGCCGGCGCCGGCCTGACGCCGGAGGGGAAGAAGGTCGTTGAGGCCATCGGCGACGCGAACCTGCTCCTCATCGCGAAGGGCCTGAGCGGACCGCAGACCAAGGCGCTCCTGGCCGCGGCCCGGAAGCCCGTGGTGGTCGAGGCCTCCGCGCTGCCGGACGCCGACGTCCTCGATCTGGTGAAGAAGACGGAATCGACGGTCGGCCTGGTGCTGCGGAGCGGCGAGCCGCCTTCGTCGTACGTCGCCAGGCTCGACGCGGCGCGCAAGGCAGTCGGCGCGGATGCGGTGGCGATCGTGAACGAGTCGCCCCTCTGGCAGGCCCCCGGCCGCAGCCAGATGCTCGGCGTCATCGGCGAGATGCTGAAGGCCGGCTACTCTCTGGAGGACATGGCGAACGCCACGTCCGGGGCGTTCACGCGGGCCCTCGCAAGATCGCGCGGCACGGATTCACCTGGCGCACGCCGATGA
- a CDS encoding porin, whose protein sequence is MIPVVPWLLLVVTVGAPPADGSNTLPASQASQASPARQAAASPPTATAVVPQAPGDDAMPIKIGPLRFGGFLQGDGVLGVGDHDHTTLNVELDSFRLRRARLSVGGDVTPEIAWTVQADLAHPTVLTDAYITFHHSRLANVRVGQFVAPFGLERLTSEARNEAYERVIDRFVPSRDIGIMVFAPAPVWKGISYAAAIINGAGQNARDNNAAKDYVGRVTWQVPGVPGVKVGANAQSGTQPAGRRTRVGADVTVEEGSYHIAAEWLRETRDECGAGECGGYYLLATRRFRPASPRPSFYMVELVGRVFALRDPSDPRLGPPGTTHREWEVGVNYYFARSAKAAVHLLTPISRRPGEPATVLAARLQVIF, encoded by the coding sequence ATGATTCCTGTCGTACCCTGGCTGCTGCTCGTCGTCACGGTCGGTGCTCCGCCGGCTGATGGCTCCAACACGTTGCCCGCGTCGCAGGCCTCGCAGGCCTCGCCTGCACGGCAGGCCGCCGCCTCGCCGCCAACCGCGACCGCAGTCGTGCCGCAGGCGCCAGGCGACGATGCCATGCCCATCAAGATAGGCCCGCTCAGGTTCGGCGGGTTTCTCCAGGGTGACGGCGTGCTCGGCGTCGGAGACCACGACCACACGACGCTCAATGTCGAACTCGACTCCTTCCGCTTGCGCCGCGCGCGCCTGTCGGTGGGCGGCGATGTCACGCCGGAGATCGCGTGGACGGTGCAGGCCGACCTGGCGCACCCCACGGTCCTGACGGATGCTTACATCACGTTTCACCACTCCCGCCTGGCGAACGTCCGCGTCGGCCAGTTCGTCGCACCGTTCGGCCTCGAGCGGCTCACCTCGGAGGCACGCAACGAGGCCTACGAACGCGTGATCGACCGATTCGTCCCCTCGCGTGACATCGGCATCATGGTCTTCGCACCGGCGCCGGTGTGGAAGGGGATCTCGTACGCGGCCGCCATCATCAACGGGGCGGGGCAGAACGCGCGCGACAACAACGCGGCGAAGGACTACGTCGGGCGGGTGACCTGGCAGGTTCCCGGGGTACCCGGCGTGAAGGTGGGCGCGAATGCGCAATCGGGCACGCAGCCAGCCGGCCGGCGTACGCGCGTCGGCGCGGACGTCACTGTCGAGGAAGGCAGCTATCACATCGCAGCCGAGTGGCTGCGCGAGACACGCGACGAGTGCGGGGCAGGTGAATGCGGAGGCTACTACCTCCTGGCGACCCGCCGCTTCCGGCCCGCCTCACCGCGGCCGAGTTTCTACATGGTCGAACTGGTCGGGCGCGTCTTCGCGCTGCGCGATCCCTCCGACCCTCGGCTCGGCCCACCGGGCACCACGCACCGGGAGTGGGAAGTGGGCGTGAACTACTACTTCGCCCGCTCGGCCAAGGCAGCGGTCCATCTGCTGACGCCCATCTCGCGCCGGCCGGGCGAGCCAGCGACGGTGCTCGCGGCGCGCCTCCAGGTCATCTTCTGA